In Methanosarcina siciliae T4/M, one genomic interval encodes:
- the cgi121 gene encoding KEOPS complex subunit Cgi121: MEMQREIQLICGAVRIPDLPGFLKTINKIASENEVIVQGLNTDLIAGERHLHFAVGKALKAVATGTNVAKDPGIEIMRYAAGERQIERSFSIGLHEGENNVVFVLLGTMDKLLLAFSELRKVLEEKPCSELLAYSDSKRQGILSLFRITDAEIEASGEEHIPELVIERVALADFLK; encoded by the coding sequence ATGGAAATGCAAAGGGAAATCCAGCTTATTTGCGGAGCGGTGAGAATACCGGACCTTCCCGGTTTTCTAAAAACAATAAACAAAATCGCTTCCGAAAACGAGGTAATAGTTCAGGGCCTGAACACCGACCTGATCGCAGGCGAAAGGCATCTTCATTTTGCAGTGGGAAAAGCTCTCAAAGCTGTCGCGACAGGCACAAATGTGGCAAAAGATCCGGGAATCGAGATTATGCGTTATGCAGCCGGAGAGAGGCAAATTGAAAGGAGTTTTTCTATAGGACTGCACGAAGGAGAAAATAATGTGGTTTTCGTGCTGCTTGGAACAATGGACAAATTGCTTCTTGCTTTCTCCGAACTTCGGAAGGTCCTTGAAGAAAAACCCTGTTCCGAACTGCTTGCTTATTCCGATTCCAAAAGGCAGGGAATCCTTTCTCTCTTCAGAATTACAGATGCAGAAATAGAGGCTTCCGGAGAAGAACATATCCCGGAACTTGTGATTGAGAGGGTTGCGCTGGCAGATTTCTTAAAATGA
- a CDS encoding type 1 glutamine amidotransferase — MRIHCLQHLKNDTLGSIGVCVSLKGHRLTKTLLYEDPVFPEPEEFDMLLIMGGTMSVYQEEEFLWLKPEKEFVKKVIDAGKPVLGSCFGAQLIAEVLGGKVTRNRFKEIGWHRVKASAGENLNSEAGLNSELPSCLFPEFTAFMWHGDTFEIPTDAVRLFESEACPNQGFIYRGNILGLQFHPEADRQWIRNLIKDSGHELVEGKFIQPEKEILRHEHLLEDSQSIAFSLMDWFEEKCGKLKLNKQLK; from the coding sequence ATGAGAATCCATTGCCTGCAACACCTTAAAAATGATACCCTTGGAAGCATAGGGGTCTGTGTGTCCCTGAAAGGGCACAGGCTTACAAAAACCCTGCTCTACGAAGACCCTGTCTTTCCTGAACCCGAAGAGTTCGATATGCTCCTGATAATGGGTGGCACCATGAGTGTCTATCAGGAAGAAGAGTTCCTGTGGCTGAAGCCTGAAAAAGAGTTTGTGAAAAAAGTGATCGATGCAGGCAAACCCGTGCTTGGGAGCTGTTTTGGGGCACAGCTGATTGCCGAAGTCCTGGGTGGAAAGGTTACCAGGAACAGGTTCAAGGAAATAGGCTGGCACAGGGTAAAAGCTTCAGCAGGCGAAAACCTGAACAGCGAAGCAGGGTTAAACTCAGAACTTCCTTCATGCCTGTTTCCCGAATTTACCGCATTCATGTGGCATGGAGACACTTTTGAAATCCCGACAGACGCAGTAAGACTTTTCGAAAGCGAAGCCTGCCCGAACCAGGGTTTTATTTACAGGGGAAACATACTCGGGCTGCAGTTTCACCCTGAAGCTGACAGGCAATGGATAAGAAATCTTATTAAGGACTCGGGGCATGAGCTGGTTGAGGGAAAGTTCATTCAGCCCGAAAAAGAAATACTCAGGCACGAACACCTTCTTGAAGATTCTCAGAGTATTGCCTTTTCTTTAATGGACTGGTTTGAGGAAAAGTGTGGTAAATTGAAGTTAAATAAGCAACTGAAATAA